Proteins co-encoded in one Ruegeria sp. HKCCD4315 genomic window:
- a CDS encoding type 1 glutamine amidotransferase encodes MKIGILQTGHTPDVLQGEFGDYDALFPKLLDGHGFDFETFAVVDGIFPKDADDADGWVITGSRHGAYEDLPWIAPLEALVREIHQSGKPLIGVCFGHQIIAQALGGKVEKFSGGWAVGRTEYDYNGDKVWLNAWHQDQVVDLPEQARVLGRNAFCENAMLAYGDTIWTVQAHPEFSNGFVSGLMRTRGKGVVPDTLMQAAANRETAPDDNARIARQMAEFLKKERA; translated from the coding sequence ATGAAAATCGGCATATTACAAACCGGCCACACCCCCGATGTGCTGCAGGGTGAATTCGGGGATTACGATGCTCTGTTTCCCAAACTTCTTGATGGGCACGGGTTTGATTTCGAAACCTTCGCTGTGGTGGACGGCATTTTCCCGAAGGATGCTGATGACGCAGACGGTTGGGTCATCACCGGCTCGCGCCATGGCGCTTATGAAGACCTGCCTTGGATTGCACCGCTGGAAGCGCTGGTCCGAGAGATCCACCAAAGCGGCAAACCCCTTATTGGTGTGTGTTTTGGTCACCAGATCATCGCGCAGGCCCTTGGCGGTAAGGTCGAAAAATTCTCGGGCGGATGGGCCGTAGGGCGCACCGAATACGACTATAACGGGGATAAGGTCTGGCTGAATGCCTGGCATCAGGATCAGGTTGTAGACCTTCCTGAACAGGCGCGTGTTCTGGGACGGAATGCATTCTGTGAAAACGCAATGCTGGCTTATGGGGACACAATCTGGACCGTTCAGGCGCATCCAGAGTTTTCCAACGGCTTCGTTTCGGGCCTGATGCGAACACGGGGCAAAGGCGTGGTTCCCGACACCCTTATGCAAGCCGCCGCAAACCGTGAAACTGCACCTGATGACAATGCCAGAATCGCGCGCCAGATGGCCGAGTTTCTAAAGAAAGAGAGAGCCTGA